The proteins below are encoded in one region of Pacificitalea manganoxidans:
- a CDS encoding hydantoinase/oxoprolinase family protein, whose amino-acid sequence MNIETQVTVDKSETKSAGAGIVAGVDVGGTFTDLVFYDAPKGEVRLAKVPTTLDNQAIGVVATLDAADVDIAALDLIVHGTTTTTNAVLERTLCKTGLITTMGFRDVLELGRRTRPQAYGMKGDFKPLIPRDLRREVPQRMDYTGAVLTDLDEDALRDELRALVAEGCEALVIHFLHAYANPAHELRAGEIAAEIWPNGNITMGHALLSESREFERGVTAAVNASVQPLLRRYVERLADTLAARGYRHDVLVMNGNGGMVSARIVAREAAKTVMSGPASGVMAAAYTGRRAGIPDLLTYDMGGTSTDVAMIRGAEPAVSHEIEVEYAMPIHVPMVDVRTVGAGGGSIARVTAAGLLQVGPESAGSTPGPICYGRGGTEPTISDANLLLGRMNPDKLNAQSSPVSLDTIRAAFADKLGTPLGLDPVQAAAAVLRLGTARMADAVRMVSISLGEDPRDFALFAFGGAGPLHATAIARELGVPRVLVPARPGITNALGCVVADLRHDFVQTVNRPLDQADMEEVHAIFARQIAEGTAAIRAEAVEVEEIRVICNVEMQFIGQTHLLRVELPGPTPSRDALQQAFEAAYFKRFQVNLPEIRPALVNVNTSVIGRRAEIDLAKLIDAEGRKPTLTEAQTGTRQVHFDGWVETPIYWRDHLPLDAQLTGPAIIEQMDTTIVLEPGDRADQDRDGNIIITLGSTAA is encoded by the coding sequence ATGAATATCGAGACGCAAGTGACTGTAGATAAATCCGAAACCAAGTCCGCTGGCGCTGGCATCGTGGCCGGGGTCGATGTCGGCGGCACCTTTACTGATCTGGTGTTCTATGACGCGCCGAAGGGCGAAGTGCGGCTGGCCAAGGTGCCGACGACGCTCGACAATCAGGCAATTGGCGTGGTGGCGACGCTGGATGCGGCGGATGTCGATATCGCCGCGCTCGACCTGATCGTGCATGGCACCACGACAACGACCAACGCCGTACTGGAACGCACCCTGTGCAAGACCGGGCTGATCACCACCATGGGCTTCCGCGACGTGCTGGAACTGGGCCGCCGCACCCGCCCGCAAGCCTATGGGATGAAGGGTGATTTCAAACCTTTAATCCCCCGCGATCTGCGCCGCGAGGTGCCGCAGCGGATGGATTACACCGGCGCCGTGCTGACCGACCTGGACGAAGACGCTCTGCGCGATGAATTGCGCGCACTGGTGGCGGAGGGTTGCGAAGCATTGGTGATCCATTTCCTCCACGCCTATGCCAACCCGGCGCATGAGTTGCGCGCAGGCGAAATCGCCGCCGAGATCTGGCCCAACGGCAATATCACCATGGGCCACGCGCTGCTGTCGGAAAGCCGCGAGTTCGAGCGCGGGGTGACGGCGGCGGTCAATGCCTCGGTCCAGCCGCTGCTGCGGCGCTATGTCGAGCGGCTGGCCGATACGCTGGCGGCACGCGGCTACCGCCATGACGTGCTGGTGATGAACGGCAATGGCGGCATGGTTTCCGCCCGGATCGTCGCGCGCGAGGCCGCTAAGACGGTGATGAGCGGCCCGGCGTCTGGCGTGATGGCCGCGGCCTATACCGGGCGGCGTGCGGGCATTCCCGATCTGCTGACCTATGACATGGGCGGCACCTCCACCGATGTGGCGATGATCCGCGGCGCGGAGCCTGCGGTGAGCCACGAGATCGAGGTCGAATATGCGATGCCGATCCATGTGCCGATGGTCGATGTGCGCACCGTGGGTGCAGGCGGCGGCTCCATCGCGCGGGTGACGGCGGCGGGGTTGTTGCAGGTCGGTCCTGAAAGCGCAGGCTCCACCCCCGGCCCCATTTGCTACGGGCGCGGCGGCACGGAGCCCACGATCTCAGACGCCAATCTGCTGTTGGGGCGGATGAACCCCGACAAACTCAACGCGCAGTCCTCGCCTGTGTCGCTGGACACGATCCGCGCGGCCTTTGCAGATAAACTGGGCACGCCACTGGGGCTGGACCCGGTGCAGGCAGCGGCGGCGGTGCTGCGGCTGGGCACGGCGCGGATGGCCGATGCGGTGCGCATGGTGTCCATTTCGCTGGGCGAAGACCCGCGCGATTTCGCGCTGTTTGCATTTGGCGGTGCGGGGCCGCTCCACGCCACGGCAATCGCGCGGGAACTGGGCGTGCCGCGCGTGCTGGTCCCGGCGCGGCCCGGCATCACCAATGCGCTGGGATGCGTGGTGGCCGATTTGCGCCATGACTTCGTGCAGACGGTGAACCGCCCGCTCGATCAGGCCGATATGGAGGAGGTGCACGCGATCTTTGCCCGCCAGATCGCCGAGGGCACCGCCGCGATCCGCGCCGAAGCGGTGGAGGTCGAAGAAATCCGCGTCATCTGCAACGTCGAGATGCAGTTCATCGGCCAGACCCACCTGCTGCGCGTCGAATTGCCCGGCCCCACGCCCAGCCGAGACGCGCTGCAACAGGCGTTCGAGGCAGCGTATTTCAAGCGGTTTCAGGTCAACCTGCCCGAAATCCGGCCCGCACTGGTGAACGTCAACACCTCTGTCATCGGGCGCCGGGCGGAGATCGATCTGGCCAAGCTGATCGACGCCGAAGGCCGCAAACCCACGCTGACGGAGGCCCAGACCGGCACACGGCAGGTGCATTTCGACGGCTGGGTCGAAACGCCGATCTACTGGCGCGATCACCTGCCGCTCGACGCGCAGCTCACCGGTCCCGCGATCATCGAGCAGATGGACACCACCATCGTGCTGGAGCCGGGCGACCGCGCCGATCAGGACCGGGACGGCAATATCATCATCACGCTGGGGAGCACCGCCGCATGA
- a CDS encoding molybdopterin-dependent oxidoreductase has product MSLDLAHPQITLTLNGETLALPARATDRLSEVLRDRAGAKDVKIGCNAGDCGACTVLLDGAPVCACITAAGQAEGRRVETLSGLVAQDPLAQGLARAFQARQAAQCGICTPGMMVSAVALLRQGPPQGETEVADALGGVLCRCTGYRKIIDAVLDAGADLPNPAAGGVGTAMPRLDGWAKVSGTERFADDVAPSDALYARVIRSPHHRARFRFGDLEAFRADNGLALVLTAADIPGENSFGVIPGFIDQPVMAEGEARFRGEPVACVVGDPAALEAMADFPVTWEELTPVLESAQARGGDLLHAGRAENIMTRGWVNRGDTDAALAQAAHVVEGNFSTGFIEHGYIEPEASVARRVGDRIEVQCCTQAPFMNREALARIMALPEDAVRIIPTAVGGGFGSKLDLTTQPFTALAAWRLGVPVRLALTRVESISSSTKRHPSAIHMRIGADAEGRIVAADFKGDFNTGAYSSWGPTVANRVPIHASGPYRTPNYRAESFGLHTNCAPAGAFRGFGVPQSAVAQEQLYDEMALALGIDRLRFRRMNCLQNGDPTGTGQVFERGMGIDACFDALIPAWERAQAEVAAYNARAAADGLRIRRGIGVAGGWYGCGNTSISNPSTIRAGVTPQGEIRLHQGAVDIGQGANTVITQIFATALGVSPDAITIIGPDTDVTPDAGKTSASRQTFITGNAARLCGEALRAQILRLGNVSDAAMIGTGPEGLTLSDGGEPRRVTLPDPVGDYALEAVESYDPPTTPLDDNGQGDPYAVFGTTAQMCELEVDLDLGTVKLLKITAAHDLGRAINPLLVEGQVEGGVAQGIGLALMEEFLPGRTENLHDYLIPTIGDVPPIETLIIESGDMHGPYGAKGLGEHCLIPTAPAVLNAIADATGIRIRHLPATPDRIRAAIAESNA; this is encoded by the coding sequence ATGTCGCTCGACCTTGCCCATCCGCAGATCACCCTGACGCTGAACGGCGAAACGCTCGCCCTGCCCGCCCGCGCCACCGACCGGCTGTCGGAGGTGCTGCGCGATCGCGCCGGGGCAAAGGACGTCAAGATCGGTTGCAATGCGGGCGATTGCGGGGCCTGCACCGTGCTGCTGGACGGCGCGCCGGTCTGTGCCTGCATCACCGCCGCCGGGCAAGCCGAAGGCCGCCGGGTCGAGACGCTGAGCGGGCTGGTGGCGCAAGATCCGCTGGCGCAGGGGCTGGCACGGGCGTTCCAAGCACGGCAAGCGGCGCAATGCGGTATCTGCACGCCCGGCATGATGGTATCCGCCGTGGCGCTGCTGCGCCAAGGCCCGCCACAGGGTGAAACGGAGGTCGCCGATGCCTTGGGCGGCGTGCTGTGTCGCTGCACCGGCTATCGCAAGATCATTGACGCGGTTCTGGATGCAGGCGCGGATCTGCCCAACCCCGCCGCGGGCGGTGTTGGCACCGCGATGCCCCGGCTCGATGGCTGGGCTAAGGTCTCGGGCACCGAACGCTTCGCCGATGATGTCGCCCCGTCGGATGCGCTCTATGCCCGCGTGATCCGCTCGCCCCACCACCGCGCGCGGTTCCGCTTCGGCGATCTGGAAGCGTTTCGCGCCGATAACGGGCTGGCGCTGGTGCTGACGGCCGCTGACATTCCCGGCGAAAACAGCTTTGGCGTCATTCCGGGCTTCATCGACCAGCCGGTCATGGCCGAGGGCGAAGCGCGGTTCCGGGGCGAACCGGTCGCCTGCGTCGTGGGCGATCCCGCCGCGCTGGAGGCAATGGCCGACTTCCCCGTGACATGGGAGGAACTGACCCCGGTGCTGGAAAGCGCTCAGGCGCGCGGCGGCGATCTGCTGCATGCAGGCCGGGCCGAGAACATCATGACCCGCGGCTGGGTCAATCGGGGCGATACCGACGCCGCGCTGGCACAGGCCGCGCATGTGGTGGAGGGCAATTTTTCGACCGGTTTCATCGAACATGGCTATATCGAGCCAGAGGCCAGCGTGGCCCGGCGCGTGGGCGACCGGATCGAGGTGCAGTGCTGCACGCAGGCCCCCTTCATGAACCGCGAAGCGCTGGCCCGGATCATGGCCCTGCCCGAAGACGCGGTGCGGATCATCCCCACGGCGGTCGGCGGCGGATTCGGATCGAAGCTTGACCTGACGACCCAGCCTTTTACCGCGCTGGCCGCGTGGCGGTTGGGGGTGCCTGTGCGGCTGGCCCTGACGCGGGTGGAATCGATCAGCTCCTCGACCAAGCGGCATCCTTCGGCGATCCATATGCGCATCGGGGCGGATGCCGAGGGCCGGATTGTCGCCGCCGATTTCAAGGGCGATTTCAACACCGGCGCCTATTCCAGCTGGGGCCCGACTGTGGCGAACCGGGTGCCGATCCATGCCTCCGGCCCCTATCGCACCCCCAATTACCGGGCAGAAAGTTTCGGCCTGCATACCAATTGCGCGCCAGCGGGGGCGTTTCGCGGCTTCGGCGTGCCGCAATCGGCGGTGGCGCAGGAGCAGCTTTATGATGAGATGGCGCTTGCGCTTGGCATCGACCGGCTGCGCTTCCGCCGGATGAACTGCCTGCAAAACGGCGATCCCACCGGAACGGGGCAAGTGTTCGAGCGCGGCATGGGGATCGATGCCTGTTTTGACGCGCTGATCCCAGCATGGGAGCGCGCGCAGGCCGAGGTCGCCGCCTATAACGCGCGCGCAGCGGCAGACGGCCTGCGCATCCGGCGCGGCATCGGCGTGGCGGGCGGCTGGTATGGCTGCGGCAACACCTCGATCTCGAACCCTTCGACCATCCGCGCGGGCGTGACGCCGCAGGGCGAGATCCGGCTGCATCAGGGCGCGGTCGATATCGGACAGGGCGCCAATACCGTTATCACCCAGATCTTCGCCACCGCGCTGGGGGTCAGCCCCGATGCGATCACGATCATCGGCCCCGATACCGATGTGACGCCTGACGCGGGCAAGACCTCGGCCAGCCGCCAGACCTTCATCACCGGCAATGCCGCGCGGCTCTGTGGCGAGGCGCTGCGCGCGCAGATCCTGCGGCTGGGCAATGTTTCTGACGCCGCGATGATCGGCACCGGGCCCGAAGGACTGACACTCAGCGATGGCGGTGAGCCGCGCCGCGTCACCCTGCCCGACCCGGTGGGCGATTACGCGCTGGAAGCGGTGGAAAGCTACGATCCGCCGACCACCCCGCTGGATGACAACGGCCAAGGCGACCCCTATGCGGTGTTCGGCACCACCGCGCAGATGTGCGAATTGGAGGTCGATCTGGATCTCGGCACCGTCAAGCTGCTGAAGATCACCGCCGCCCATGATCTGGGCCGGGCCATCAACCCGCTGCTGGTCGAAGGTCAGGTGGAGGGCGGCGTGGCCCAAGGCATCGGGCTGGCGCTGATGGAGGAATTCCTGCCCGGCCGCACCGAAAACCTGCATGACTACCTGATCCCGACCATCGGCGACGTGCCCCCCATCGAGACGCTGATCATCGAAAGCGGCGACATGCACGGCCCCTATGGCGCCAAGGGTCTGGGCGAGCATTGCCTGATCCCGACCGCGCCCGCTGTGCTTAACGCGATCGCGGATGCGACCGGCATCCGCATCCGCCACCTGCCCGCCACGCCGGACCGCATCCGCGCCGCCATCGCCGAAAGCAACGCATGA
- a CDS encoding hydantoinase B/oxoprolinase family protein, with protein MSLHPTSSPAADAAALDPITLSVIQSGLQQVCDEMDLSFSRAAFSPVIAEANDRSDGIYSAQDGSLIAQGSQGLPVFVGTMQYSTRTLISMIAEGRAAAPKPGDIYIVNDPYLGGTHLMDVRFAMPVWRGGEIFCWLSNTGHWPDTGGAVPGGFSASATSVEQEGLRLPPVRLFKEGELDQEIYSIICSNIRVADQRIGDVKAQAAALYVGEARLTRMLDRYGDATVRDAIAELRRRAADQMRANVALIPPGTYRSTAYVDSDGVVDTPLEIRLAIHADGTKLRFDFEGSSPPCMGPMNSVLATTHSSVYLAMRHIFPDVPISAGAFEPLEITRPEGTFLDAQYPRPVSGCAAEVSQRIAEAVFAALVEALPDRVTAAPAGSSGNFALGGSVPEEGRNFVMYQISGGGYGGYAGGDGISNGCSTIGISKAPPVEIMEQQFPVLYHRYALREGSGGAGQHRGGFGLDYEVELRRGEARASFVMDHGRFGPQGALGGADGAVNSVVVTQGGQSFTPPHLSKAQDIPLKAGDRVRVGTPGGGGYGNPLTRDPSLVAEDVRLGRYTPTQARDMFGVAVDRAGLVDGPGTEALRAG; from the coding sequence ATGAGCCTTCACCCGACATCCTCCCCCGCCGCCGATGCCGCCGCGCTGGACCCGATCACCCTGTCGGTGATCCAGTCCGGGCTGCAACAGGTCTGCGACGAGATGGATCTGAGCTTCTCCCGCGCCGCGTTCTCGCCGGTGATCGCAGAGGCCAATGACCGCTCCGACGGGATCTATTCGGCCCAAGATGGCAGCTTGATCGCCCAAGGCTCCCAAGGGCTGCCGGTGTTCGTCGGCACCATGCAATACAGCACCCGCACCCTGATTTCGATGATCGCCGAGGGCCGCGCCGCCGCGCCGAAGCCGGGCGACATCTATATCGTCAACGACCCCTATCTGGGCGGCACGCATCTGATGGATGTGCGGTTTGCCATGCCGGTCTGGCGGGGGGGCGAGATTTTCTGCTGGCTGTCGAATACCGGCCATTGGCCCGATACGGGCGGCGCGGTGCCGGGCGGGTTTTCAGCCTCCGCCACCAGTGTCGAGCAAGAGGGTCTGCGCCTGCCGCCGGTTCGGCTGTTCAAGGAAGGTGAACTGGATCAGGAGATCTATTCGATCATCTGTTCCAACATCCGTGTCGCCGATCAGCGCATCGGTGATGTAAAGGCACAGGCCGCCGCGCTTTATGTCGGCGAAGCCCGGCTGACCCGGATGCTGGACCGTTACGGCGACGCCACCGTGCGCGATGCCATTGCGGAGTTGCGCCGCCGCGCCGCCGATCAGATGCGCGCCAATGTCGCGCTGATCCCGCCGGGCACCTACCGCTCCACCGCCTATGTCGACAGCGATGGCGTGGTGGATACGCCGCTGGAGATTCGGCTGGCGATCCATGCCGATGGCACCAAACTGCGATTCGATTTCGAAGGCTCCTCGCCGCCCTGCATGGGGCCGATGAATTCGGTGCTGGCGACGACACACAGTTCCGTCTACCTCGCGATGCGCCATATCTTCCCCGATGTGCCGATCAGCGCCGGGGCGTTCGAGCCGTTGGAGATCACCCGCCCCGAGGGCACATTCCTTGACGCGCAATATCCGCGCCCCGTGTCGGGCTGCGCGGCAGAGGTCAGCCAGCGCATCGCCGAGGCGGTGTTTGCGGCGCTGGTCGAGGCCCTGCCCGACCGTGTCACCGCTGCCCCTGCGGGCAGCTCCGGCAACTTCGCGCTCGGCGGGTCGGTCCCCGAAGAGGGGCGCAACTTCGTCATGTATCAGATTTCCGGCGGGGGCTATGGCGGCTATGCGGGCGGCGACGGCATCTCCAATGGCTGTTCCACCATCGGCATTTCCAAAGCGCCGCCGGTCGAAATCATGGAGCAGCAATTCCCGGTGCTGTATCACCGCTACGCCCTGCGCGAAGGGTCCGGCGGCGCGGGCCAGCATCGCGGCGGGTTCGGGCTGGATTACGAGGTCGAGTTGCGCCGGGGCGAAGCGCGGGCGAGCTTCGTCATGGATCACGGGCGCTTCGGGCCCCAAGGCGCGCTTGGCGGGGCGGATGGCGCGGTCAACAGCGTGGTGGTTACCCAAGGCGGCCAGAGCTTTACCCCGCCGCACCTGTCCAAGGCACAAGACATCCCCCTCAAGGCTGGCGACCGCGTGCGCGTGGGCACACCCGGCGGCGGCGGCTACGGCAACCCGCTGACCCGCGATCCGTCGCTGGTCGCCGAAGACGTCCGCTTGGGCCGCTACACCCCGACGCAGGCGCGCGACATGTTCGGCGTGGCGGTGGACAGGGCCGGGCTGGTGGATGGACCGGGGACCGAGGCGCTCCGCGCCGGGTGA